Proteins encoded together in one Ipomoea triloba cultivar NCNSP0323 chromosome 4, ASM357664v1 window:
- the LOC116014782 gene encoding putative casein kinase II subunit beta-4: MYRGGGGASLRTDIAEGPLDRKRINDALDKHLEKSSPSTSRALKDKAVSNATGKSLLLQQQQLLDARSSSTLTTKNKCSDDESETDSEESDVSGSDGDDTSWISWFCNLRGNEFFCEVDDEYIQDDFNLCGLSSQVPYYDYALDLILDVESSHGDIFTEEQNELVESAAEMLYGLIHVRYILTTKGLGAMLDKYKNYDFGRCPRVYCCGQPCLPVGQSDIPRSSTVKIYCSRCEDIYYPRSKYQGNIDGAYFGTTFSHLFLMTYGHLKPQKPSQSYIPKVFGFKLHKP, encoded by the exons ATGTACAGAGGAGGTGGAGGAGCTTCGTTGAGGACGGACATCGCGGAGGGGCCGCTGGATCGGAAGCGAATCAACGATGCGTTGGATAAGCACTTGGAGAAGTCTTCGCCTTCCACCTCCAGGGCCTTGAAGGATAAGGCAGTTTCAAACGCCACCGGCAAATCGCTGCTgctgcagcagcagcagctgcTCGACGCCCGCTCTTCCTCCACTCTTACCACTAAGAACAAGTGCTCCGATG ATGAATCTGAAACAGACAGTGAAGAGTCTGATGTTAGCGGTTCTGATGGGGACGATACATCGTGGATTTCATGGTTCTGCAACCTGCGAGGAAATGAGTTTTTCtgtgaagttgatgatgagtaCATACAAGATGATTTCAACCTTTGTGGATTGAGCAGTCAAGTTCCGTACTATGATTATGCACTTGACCTCATTCTGGATGTTGAGTCCTCCCATG GTGATATATTCACTGAAGAGCAGAATGAACTTGTTGAGTCAGCGGCAGAAATGTTGTACGGCCTGATTCATGTGAGATATATTCTGACAACCAAGGGCTTGGGTGCAATG TTAGACAAGTACAAAAACTATGATTTTGGGAGGTGCCCACGAGTTTATTGCTGCGGACAGCCTTGCCTTCCTGTTGGGCAGTCAGATATTCCTCGCTCAAGTACTGTTAAAATATACTGCTCAAGATGCGAAGATATCTACTATCCAAGATCCAAGTACCAAGGAA ATATTGATGGAGCTTATTTTGGGACCACATTTTCTCACCTCTTTTTGATGACTTATGGACACCTCAAGCCACAAAAACCAAGTCAGAGCTATATCCCAAAAGTATTCGGCTTCAAACTCCACAAGCCATGA